A window of the Loxodonta africana isolate mLoxAfr1 chromosome 3, mLoxAfr1.hap2, whole genome shotgun sequence genome harbors these coding sequences:
- the MED8 gene encoding mediator of RNA polymerase II transcription subunit 8, which translates to MQREEKQLEASLDALLSQAADLKNSLGSFIYKLENEYDRLTWPSVLDSFALLSGQMNTLNKVLKHEKTPLFRNQVIIPLVLSPDRDEDLMRQTEGRVPVFSHEVVPDHLRTKPDPEVEEQEKQLTTDAARIGADVAQKQIQSLNKMCSNLLEKIGKEERESESGGLRQNKQTFNPADTNALVAAVAFGKGLSNWRPSGNSGPGQPGQPGAGTILAGASGLQQVQMAGAPSQQQSMLSGVQMAQAGQPGKMPSGIKTNIKSASMHPYQR; encoded by the exons ATGCAG AGGGAGGAGAAGCAACTTGAGGCATCATTAGATGCACTGCTGAGTCAAGCAGCTGATTTGAAGAACTCACTGGGGAGTTTCATTTATAAGCTGGAGAACGAGTATGACCGGCTGACCTG GCCCTCTGTCCTGGACAGCTTTGCCTTGCTCTCTGGACAGATGAACACTCTGAACAAGGTCTTGAAGCATGAAAAGACACCACTGTTCCGTAACCAGGTTATCATCCCTCTGGTGTTGTCCCCAGACCGAGATGAAGATCTCATG CGACAGACTGAAGGTCGAGTACCTGTTTTCAGCCATGAGGTAGTCCCTGACCATCTGAGAACCAAGCCTGATCCTGAAGTTGAAGAGCAGGAGAAGCAACTGACGACGGATGCTGCCCGGATTGGTGCTGATGTAGCCCAG aagcagatccagAGCTTGAATAAAATGTGCTCAAACCTTCTGGAAAAAATCGGCAAAGAGGAACGAGAATCAGAGAGTGGAG GTCTCCGGCAGAACAAGCAGACCTTTAATCCTGCAGACACCAATGCCTTGGTGGCAGCTGTTGCCTTTGGAAAAGGGCTATCTAATTGGAGACCCTCAGGCAACAGTGGTCCTGGTCAGCCAGGCCAGCCAGGAGCTGGGACAATCCTTGCAGGAGCCTCGGGATTACAGCAGGTGCAGATGGCAGGAGCTCCAAGCCAGCAGCAGTCAATGCTTAGTGGGGTGCAGATGGCCCAGGCAGGTCAACCAG